The genomic interval AAAAAAGGTGACATTGTCTTTCTTTATGAAAATGGGGTTGGTATCGTTGCTTACGGTAAAGGCACAGGCGACACTCTAAAAAAAGATAGATATAATGATAAAGACGAATGTCACTATCAAAAATTGATAGATTTTCAAGTTTTAAAGAGCTCAATTTCAGCGGCAGAAATAAAAAAAATACTGGGAAGAAATGTGGTTTTTTTGAGAACTATGTCTGGTATGCCAGATGGCCAAAAAATTCTTGATAATTTATCGAAAAACAAATCACCTAACAAGGCAAATTACTCAGACAATTAAAGGCACGCCGCTATCGCGGGGCGCCTTTAATTGCTGGTTATTTGCAACGAACCCAAAATTTGTATGAATGACATGATATTTAAACTACCTCAATTCATAGATTTTAAAGAATCGTTTGTTGCATTCATAGATATACTTGGTTTTAAAAAAAAGGTTGAAAGTATTAAGACCCAAGATGATTTTGACAAAATAGCTACGTTAATGCTGGCAATAAAAGAATCATCAATTAGATTTAACCAAGAAAATGATCTTTTTAGTGGAACTGAAATTATTGCTGTTTCTGACTCACTGATAATTACTATTCCATATACAGATATTGCAGCTTGCTTCAAAACTATCGAATTGATGAGGTATTTCCAATACCATTTACTGGTCAAAAACTTTAAAACTATACTTAGAGGTTATCTACACAAGGGGCTTGTATACAACAAAGATGGAATGATTTTCGGTCCTGGATATATTACTGCATATGAACAAGAGCGTAAAATAGGTGGTGCTCCAAGAATAGTAGTCTCTCCTGAAATCATAAAATTAGCTGATAATGCTGTAAAAAGGGATAAATCAAATAAAATTTCAATATTTGACCGCCTTAGGAAAGATACTGACGAACAATATTACGTTGATTATTTATTACCTTATGGGGATGCCGTGGAATCTGGATACCCAAAATCTGATCAATTTAAAGATCTCTCTTCTGTACCTAGTTATATTGACTATAATATAAAGAAATTTCAAGAAGAGCCGAATATTCAGAAAAAATATATTTGGCTAAAAGAATATTTCGAATGTACAAAAAACAGACTTGAACAATTGGTATAACCTGTCGCTGCACAAGACCCCGGAGGGTCCCTTGCTTGATGCGAAAATCACGACGGGGCTTGTGAGCTGGAACTTATAGAATGACTTTACCTATTCATCATGAATCGCAAGTTGCTTACTGTGGCCTTTATTGTGGGGATTGCATCATTCGTAATGGTAAATTATCAACTTTAGCCAATGAGCTACTCAGTCAAATGCGTAAGCCTGAATTCGAGAAACTTTCAGAAGGCTTGCCGAAGATCATGCCAGATTTATTTGATGCGTTGAATGCTACCGAAAGATGTATTCGAGTTCTTGAAAGCATGACTCATCTTGACTGTATTAAAATCTGTAAGGATGGTGGTGGAGGCAGTAATTGCTCAATTCGTTTATGTTGCCAAGGCAAGCATATTGAAGGGTGCTGGAGCTGTGATGAATTCGAAACCTGCGTGACCCTTTCATGGATAAATCCAGTACACAAGGATGCTCATCGACAAAACATCAGGATTATCCGGGAAAATAGTATTGAAGGTTTTCTGAAAGGCATTAAACATTGGTAAAAAACATTATGTATTCAATAATTGGTCAAATATAGACCCAACTTTTTGGGACGCGCAAAGACCGCGTGCCCCAAAGCAGCGCGTTCGGTTTTTGAAATGGAAATAATAATATACCGTCATGCCAAGCCGAAGGTTTCTGATAAAGAAATAATTTCTGGTCACGATTTTCCACAGTGGGTTCAAAGGTATGATGAATCAGGGATTTGTAATAACAAGATTGTCTGTACAAACGAAGATATTGTTTATACGAGTAATCTTTTAAGAAGTATAGAAACAGGACATTTAATTGGAAAGAGGATTATTGAAAACCCGCTGATAAGGGAAGCAGGAATACCATTAATTCGCTTCCCAGCAGTTCGCCTCAAGGCAAAGAAATGGTTGTTTGTTTCGAGATTGTTGTGGATACTGGGGTTCAAAACTGAGTGCGAATCATTGGCGGATGTAAAAATACGAGTAATAAAAGCAGTTGATAGCTTCGAGTCCCAGCTTTCCGGAAATGAACGAGTTGTAATTGTTGGGCATGGTTTCACCAATTGGTTGATAAAAAGGGAACTATTGTATCGTGGCTGGTTTTTAAAGCAAAAAACTTCGAACAACAGTTTCTTAAGCAAAATGACATTTGAAACCAAACCTGTTGCTTAACTCAGACGGCTGTTTCCGGTGTGTTTTGAAAAACTGTGCTGTTAGGATATTTCGTACTTACCAGCAGGCCATTGCTGCTTAACTCACTGTTGTATCGACTCAAAATAGGATAAATTAAATATGATTAAAATAGAGAAACCAACAATCATTAAGGCTACAGGAAATAAACCAAAAATTATTGAAGAATTTATCGGACGTGTTAATTCCGGGACGAACGATCTAAGCATTGCAAAAATGAAGAGCCCTTCAGGTTGGATAGAACCGGGCCAGAAACCAGAGTTCGATGAATATACAATTGTTCTTAAAGGAATGTTACGGGTGACGAGCAAAGAAAGTACTGCTGACATAAATGCAGGAGAAGCCATTATTGTACCTTCTGGAAAATGGGTTCAATACAGCACACCGGGTTCTGAAGGCGCTGAATATATAGCAGTATGTTTACCAGCGTTTTCTCCTGAAACTGTTCATCGTGACGAATAAATTTTAAATTGAAATAGTGATAGGGCCACGAAACAAACCGTGCGCCCGCAGTAATTTATTATTATTGAAAAAGAAAAGGAGAAAATCGTGAAAAACTGTATTACCTATCTTGTTCTTGTTGCTATACTTGCCTTTGCGATACCTTTGTGCGTATCGGCCGAACCCTTAAAACTTTACGCTGCAGGAAGTTTAAAGGCAGCTCTTGGCGATGTGGTGGCTTCTTATGTAAAAACCTATAACACAGAAGTAACCACAAAATTTGGTCCCAGCGGCCTTTTGAGAAAAGCCATTGAAGAAGGTGAAAATCCTGATGTTTTCGCTTCTGCGAATATGAAGCATCCTGAAAAACTTGCTTCTGCGGGATGGGGAAGTCCGGTAGTGCTGTTTGCCCGTAATACGCTTTGTGCAATGGCACAGCCTGATGTAGCGATATCAACAGATAATCTGTATGATACCCTGATGGACAAGAACGTTCGGGTGGGTACCTCCACACCAAAGGCAGACCCAAGCGGAGACTATGCATGGGCACTTTTTCAAAAGGCGGATAAAATAAAGGAGGGGAGTTTCGCAGCTCTTTCCGGCAAAGCTCTCCAACTCACCGGAGGGCCGGACAGTGCCAAGGCTCCCGAAGGACGTAATAAATACGGATGGGTGATGAGCGAAAAGAAAGCCGATGTTTTCCTTACATACTGCACCAATGCGGTATTGGCTAAAAAAGAAGTGCCGGATCTTAAGATTATCACAATACCTAAAGAGCTTTCTGTAGGAGCCGATTACGGGCTTATTGTCAGAAATGGCGCATCTACTGAAGCATGGCGGCTTGCCATGTATATTTTGTCGCCTGAGGGTCAAAAGATATTAAAAGAATATGGATTTGAAGCTTCGGCGATTCAGAGCAAAAAGTAAAGGTGGTTCATATGAGCAAGGAATTTCAAATCGAACGTCACAAGAAATTGCTGGAGGAAAAGACCAGGCAGGCTAAACGAGTAGTTTTCGGAGGGCTTTTATTCGGCATCTTTATACTTGTTAATGTACTTGCGCCTTACATAAATGATTTGAAAGAGATAAATAAAGTCGAGCTGGAAATAAAAAAGTATAATTCAGAGATTTGGGAAATCGAAAAGACTCTACAGCCACTCAATGAACTATCAAAAATACTTGATAATATACAGAAGTTAGTTGCAAAAAGACCATGGGATGTTGAAACAAAAAAACTTATTAACAAGTTTCGGGAGATGAATGTCAGAGGGGGAGTAAATTGGAACGATTATCAGGCTGAAGCTGATGCTACAATCAATTCGGTTGCTGCTATAGTAAATTATGGTGCAATTGAGCCTCTGAATAAATTTCTTTTAAACTCTCCTTCTTCAAAAAATCTTATCCCTGAACTTGTTGCAGAATTAAAAACTCTTCCTGAGACTGTAGACACATGGGTAAGCGAAAATAAAGGGAAAAGATGGTATCTAACCATTGAAATGAAGACAGCTCAAATTGAGAGATTGTCAAATACTCTTGGCAATAAACTCAGATTGATCTCAAGGACGATAAATCGTGAAAAACCCAACCTGGCTAAACGTCAGAAAAACATAGAAGCAAGCATTGAAAAATTAAGAAACAATCCGGAGTATCGGAATAAGGAAGAAAGGTTGGAAAAACTTCGGTCTCAAATGGAAAAGATTCTGCCTGCCTGGCTTAAGGGTATGATATCTATTGAACAGATGGTGCAGATTTTTCCATTTATTATCGTTATTCTGACAGCATATGTTTTAATTATCGCTTCAGGGATTGCTTCGCATTATAGATTTCTTGCACGGGAACTTAATTTTGGTGAAGAAGGATATAGCGATCCAAGCTTTTCTTCTTTATGGACACTAATATACCGGGGAAGATTTGGCACACTTGTGACAGTAAGTGTTTATATCATTTTTATCCTGATTATGTGGTTTTTCTTTGAGTCCGGAAGAGAAATACTTGCAGGCTGGTTAGAGATCGAAAAAGCCTGGTTTATAAACACTGTTAATCTTTCGGTTATTGTCTGGCTTTCCAGAATGCTGCTGGCCTTATTTATTGCTTATACAGCTATATATCCTTATTACCAAAAAGGAAAAAGTGATGCGGTGCATACAGCATTGGAAAAGAAGTGACAGGGATTTTAAGAATCTGTGCAGAAGGAGCTATAAATATGAAAACATTATTTGCAGTTTCAACCGATGGAACACGCATTGCCTATGACATTAGCGGAGCCG from Pseudomonadota bacterium carries:
- a CDS encoding molybdate ABC transporter substrate-binding protein, whose amino-acid sequence is MEKEKEKIVKNCITYLVLVAILAFAIPLCVSAEPLKLYAAGSLKAALGDVVASYVKTYNTEVTTKFGPSGLLRKAIEEGENPDVFASANMKHPEKLASAGWGSPVVLFARNTLCAMAQPDVAISTDNLYDTLMDKNVRVGTSTPKADPSGDYAWALFQKADKIKEGSFAALSGKALQLTGGPDSAKAPEGRNKYGWVMSEKKADVFLTYCTNAVLAKKEVPDLKIITIPKELSVGADYGLIVRNGASTEAWRLAMYILSPEGQKILKEYGFEASAIQSKK
- a CDS encoding cupin domain-containing protein codes for the protein MIKIEKPTIIKATGNKPKIIEEFIGRVNSGTNDLSIAKMKSPSGWIEPGQKPEFDEYTIVLKGMLRVTSKESTADINAGEAIIVPSGKWVQYSTPGSEGAEYIAVCLPAFSPETVHRDE
- a CDS encoding histidine phosphatase family protein — its product is MEIIIYRHAKPKVSDKEIISGHDFPQWVQRYDESGICNNKIVCTNEDIVYTSNLLRSIETGHLIGKRIIENPLIREAGIPLIRFPAVRLKAKKWLFVSRLLWILGFKTECESLADVKIRVIKAVDSFESQLSGNERVVIVGHGFTNWLIKRELLYRGWFLKQKTSNNSFLSKMTFETKPVA
- a CDS encoding DUF3795 domain-containing protein encodes the protein MTLPIHHESQVAYCGLYCGDCIIRNGKLSTLANELLSQMRKPEFEKLSEGLPKIMPDLFDALNATERCIRVLESMTHLDCIKICKDGGGGSNCSIRLCCQGKHIEGCWSCDEFETCVTLSWINPVHKDAHRQNIRIIRENSIEGFLKGIKHW